The genomic segment TCGATCCGAACGCCACCCAGTGCCTGAAGTTCCGATGCTTGGTGAACGCGATGTTGGCGGCGTTGAACGCGCCTTCGGTGTCGGCCGTCATCTCCGGCGCGTCGACGACGTTCGCGGCCGGAAAGCCGGCGGCCTTCAGCGCGTCGACCGCGCCCGTCGTGCGCTCGCGCGCGGTCGGCAACTGGTCGTACGCGAGTCGCAGCACGCCGACCTCGGCCGGGTTCCAGCCGCGCCGCTTCGCCTCGGCGGCGATCGCTTCGCCGACCTGCCCGCCGATCCTGTATGCGGAGATGCCCATGTGCGGCACGTCGGCAAGCGGCGCGCCGCGCCCGTCGACGAGCTGGTCGTCGACCGACATCAGCTTCATCCCGGCGCGCTTCGCCTTCGCGGCGATGCCGGGGCCGAGCTTCACGTCGGGCGCGCAGATGATCACGCCCTGCGCTTTTTGCGCGGCGAGGCTGTCGAGCGCGGTCGATACTTTCTCGCCGCTCGGCGCGGCGATCTTCACGAGCGTGAAATGCCTGTCTTTCGCCGCCTGCTCGGCGAAGCGCCATTCGTCCTGAAACCACGGGTCGTCGGGCTGCTTGACGACGAAGCCGATCTTCACCGGGGCCGTGCCTTGCGCACGCGCGGGCGCCGCCGCCGACAAACCGGCGGCGAGGCTCGCGCAAACGAGGGCGGCTTGGGGCCAACGCAATCCCATGAGCGTCTCCTTCGTGCTCCGTTTTATGGATGCGGCCTTGCGAGCCGCGCAACGGCATGCATGTCGTGCGGCAGATTGTAGGAGGCGGGTCGGCGGGCTTCCAAATAATGCGAGGCGATCCTAGAGAATGGGATCGGGGCGGCGGGGCGAAGGTGGGGCGTGGGATCGAAAAACCGAAAAACTGAAACGCCGAAGAGGCGAAGCCGCCGAAGCAGCAAAGATCGAAGGCGGCGGCGTATCGAGCGAAGGGAAAGAATCGCGTCGGCCGCCGCCCGGCTCCGTCACGTCCTCGCTTTCGCCGGCGGCTTCGCGCCGCCTGCACTCGTCGCCGGCTTGTCGGCGACGACGGGCGCGTCGGGCGGCACGCCGAGCAGTTGCAGCGAGCCGCTCATCACCGACGAGAACACCGGCCCCGCGACCGTGCCGCCGTAATAGCTCCGCGCGGCCGGCTCGTCGATCATCACGGCGATGATGAGGCGCGGATGACTCATCGGCGCCATCCCGGCAAAGAGCGCCCGGTACTTGCCCTTCGCGTACGACGCGCCCACCTGCTTGCGCGCGGTCCCCGTCTTGCCGCCGACGCGGTAGCCGTCGACACGCGCCGCGCGCCCGGTGCCGCCCTGGCCGACCGCCATCTCGAGCATCGAGCGGATCGCCGCCGCGGTGGCGGGCGTCGTCACGCGATGGCCGCGGTGCGTATCGGCCGATTGCGGATCGGCGTTCGCCTTCAGCAGCGACACCGGATGGATCGTGCCGTCGCCCGCATACGCGGTGTAGACCTGCGCAATCTGCAGCAGCGACGCCGACAGCCCGTAGCCGTATGCCATCGTCGCCTGCTCGATCGGCCGCCAGCGTTTGTACGGACGCAGCCGCCCGGACGCGACGCCAGGGAACGTCAGCTCCGGCGCGCGGCCGATGCCGTATTCCTGGTACTTGTTCCAGATCGTCTCGGCGGGCAGGTTGAGCGCGAGCTTCGCGAGCGCGATGTTGCTCGACATCTGCAGCGCCTGCGCCACCGTGATCGCGCCGTGGTTCGACGTGTCGTGAATCACGTTCGGGCCGATCCTGTATGAGCCCGGCGAGGTATCGACGATCGTCTGCGGCCGCACCTTGCCCGTGTCGATCGACAGCGCGACGACGACCGGCTTGATCGTCGAGCCCGGCTCGAACGTGTCGATCACCGCGCGGTTGCGCAACTGCTGGCCCGTCAGGCGCGCGCGATCGTTCGGGTCGAACGTCGGATAGTTCGCGAGCGCGAGGATTTCGCCGTTCTGCGCGTCGAGCACGACGACGCTGCCCGCCTGCGCATTGTTCGCGATGATCGTCGATTTGAGCTGCGCGTACGCGAGTTGCTGAATCCGCCGGTCGATCGTCAGCTCGATCGTCGCGCCGTGCTGCGCGGGCACGAGCGGGCCGGTATCGGAGACGATCCGGCCGAGCCGGTCGCGGATCACCTGGCGCTGGCCCGCGGTGCCGGACAGCCGCCCGTTCGCGGCAAGCTCGACGCCTTCCTGCCCGTGATCCTCGACGTTCGTGAAGCCGACGACGTGCGCGGCCGATTCGCCTTCCGGATAGAAGCGCTTCGAATCGGCGACTTGCGTGACGCCGTCGATGTCGAGCTTTTCGATGCGGGCAGCCGTTTCGGGATCGACCTGGCGCTTGAGCAGCACGAACGAGCGATCGCCCGTCAGGCGCCGCCGCACTTCGGCGAGCGGCATGTCGAGCAGTTTCGCGAGCGGCGCGTATGCAACCTCGTCGACCTGTTTCGGATTCGCCCAGATTTCATAGGTCGTGAGGCTCACGGCGAGCAGCGCGCCGTTGCGATCGACGATGCTGCCGCGCATCGCGCCGAGCTCGATCGTGCGCTGATAGCGCTTCTGGCCCTGACCGACGTAGAAATCCTGGTTCGCGACCTGCACCCAGAACGCGCGGGCGATCAGCGTGCCGAACGCGAGGAACACGAGGATCACGACGAGTTTCGAGCGCCACATCGGCAGGCTCGTCGGCAGCATCGGACTTTTCGCGACGGCGACGTAAGGATCGGACGACTTCGGTTTTTTGTTCAGGCGCATGGGCTGGCTATCGCTGGGCAGGACGGCGGATCGCGTCCCGAAGATGGAATTGTAATGAATGAGTAATGATTTCGTCTGGTTTGGCGGCCAAATCGTTGAAAAATCTGACAAACCGTCAAGAACCGCGCGTAGCGCCGGGACCGGCGCGGGGTGAAATAGGGAGCGCGGCGCGCGGACACGTCGATCAGCGGGCGCGAGATCGCCCCAATGTGGCGAAAGAGCCGGCGTTCGGCGAACGGAAACGGGCGAATCGCGAATAGTGGCCGGACGCGGCGCGTCGGCAGTGCAGGCAGAAAAACGTCGGCTCGTGACGATCGTCCGCGCGACGTCGTTCAACGCAAACCAGTCCACCGCAATTCTGCGTGCCGCGGCGGGAGTGTAGGGCGGTCAGCGCACGTTTGCGAGCGTGCGAATGGCGAGGGCGCGGCTGCACAGCGAGAAAGGGATGCCGGCGCGGCAAAAAAAGGATGCAGTCCGACGAAAGAAGAAACGGAGCGGCCGGGCCGCCCCGTTTCGCCCGCCGGCGCCGATCAGGCGGGCAGCGCGAACTGCGCGACCGCGGAGCGCAGCGCGTCCGCCTGATCCTTCAGCGAGTGCGCGGCGGCGGCCGCCTGCTCGACGAGCGCGGCGTTCTGCTGCGTGACCTGGTCCATCTCGCCGACCGCGCGATTGACCTGGTCGATGCCCGCGCTCTGTTCGCGCGACGCGTGGCTGATTTCCTCGAGGATTTCGTTCACGCGCCTCACCGATTGCACGATTTCCGTCATCGTCGTGCCCGCGCGCGTGACGAGCGTCGCGCCGTGCTCGACCGTCGTGTTCGACGTCTCGATCAGCGACTTGATTTCCTTCGCGGCCGTCGCCGAGCGCTGCGCGAGCGTGCGCACCTCGCCCGCGACGACCGCGAAGCCGCGTCCCTGTTCGCCCGCGCGCGCCGCCTCGACGGCCGCATTGAGCGCAAGGATGTTGGTCTGGAACGCGATGCCGTCGATCACGCCGATGATGTCGCCGATCTTGCGCGACGCGTCGGTGATGTCGTCCATCGTCCGCACGACGTCGTCGACGACCGCGCTGCCGCGCGTCGCGACCTGCGCCGCCTGGTCGGCGAGCTCGGCCGCTTGCGACGCGCTGTCGGCGTTCTGCTTCACGTTCGTCGTCATCTCGTCCATGCTCGACGCGGTCTCGACGAGCGCGGCCGCCTGCTGCTCGGTGCGCTGCGACAGATCGGTGTTGCCGGCCGCGATCTCCGATGCGCCCACGTTGATGTTCTCGGTGCCGAGCCGCACGCGCGACACCATGTCGATGAGCGCCGTCTGCATCGTGTGCAGCGCGTGCAGGAGGCTCTTGCGGTCGCCGTGGCGAATGTCGACGTGCGCGGTCAGGTCGCCCTGCGAGATCCGCTGCGCGGTCGCGACGGCCGCCTCGAGGGCGCCGCCGAGGCTGCTGCGCACGCTGCGCAGCACGAGCACCATCAGGATCGTCGCGGCGACGCCGAGCACGACCGTCATCGCGAGCCAGCGGGCGGTGTTCGCGAGCATGGCGGCCTGCAGGTCGTCCATGTACATGCCGGTCACGATGTACCAGTCCCACGGCGCGAAATGGCGAACGGCGCTCGTCTTGTCGATCGGCTTGTCGGCGCCCGGCTTCGGCCACATGTAGTCGACGAAGCCGAGGCCGCCTTGCGCGTTGCCCGCCTTGGCGATTTCGACGAACAGGTGCTTGCCGCCCGGATCGGTGAAGCCGGATACGTCCTTGCCGTTCAGTTCCGGCTTGATCGGATGCATGACGACGACGGGCTTCGAATCGTTGATCGACAGATAGCCGTCCTTGCCGTAGCGCATCGCGGCGATTGCTTCGAGCGCGGCGCGCTTCGCGTCCGCCTCGGGCATCGCGTTCTGCTGCGACAGCTTGTAGAAATGATCGCTGACGCTGTATGCCTGCGCGGTCAGATACCCGAGCTGCTCGCGCCGGTCCGCAATCATCGACGAGCGGTTCTGCCACGCCCCGGTCGCCCCGATCAGCAGCAGGCCGATCCAGAGGATGACGATCATCGACGTGAGCTTTTGGTTCAGTGAAAGAGAGCGCATGGTGGGTGTCGTGGGGCGGCTGACGCATGGGGACGAATGCCTGTTTATCGGCGCGGGAGACGGGGGGCGCAGGCGGGTATTCCCTAGGGTCTATTTATATACGGAACGCATGTGCGTTCCGCTTCTTACCAGACCCTAGGTGCGGGGCGAGGGCGAGCAAGTGCTGACAGAGATTGGGCGGATGCGGGGTGGTGCGGGCGCGTGTCGGCGGAGTCGGGGTATGACCAAGATTCGTTATGCGCGGCAGAGCATAAACGCTCATCCCAGCCGACCCTCACGTAGGTTTTTTGCCGGCCAGCACGCAGGCGTCGTTGACGAGGTAGCGCGTCGCGAAGTTGTCGGTGCCGTCGACGATCAGGTCGTACTGCGAGAACAGCGCGATCGCGTTGTCGTTGTCGAGCCGCTCGTCATGCAGCCGCACGTCGACGTGCGGATCGAGCGCGACGATCGGGTTGCGCGCGCTGGCCGTCTTCGGCATGCCGACCGTCGACATCCGGTGGATCACCCGCCGCTGCAGGTTCGATACGTCGACGCGGTCGAAATCGATCACGCCGAGCGTGCCGACCCCCGCGGCGGCGAGATAGAGCAGCGCGGGCGAGCCGAGGCCGCTCGCGCCGACCACGAGCGCGCGGGCGGCCTTCAGGCGCTGCTGGCCGGTCAGGCCGAGTTCCGGCAGCAGGACATGCCGGCTGCAGCGGGTCAGTTCGTCGCCGGACAGCGGCGCGAGCGTCGTAACGAGAGGCGGTAGTTTCATGGCGGATCGTCGGTAGGCGGTTGAACGGAATGACGGGGAGCGGG from the Burkholderia humptydooensis genome contains:
- a CDS encoding peptidoglycan D,D-transpeptidase FtsI family protein, producing the protein MRLNKKPKSSDPYVAVAKSPMLPTSLPMWRSKLVVILVFLAFGTLIARAFWVQVANQDFYVGQGQKRYQRTIELGAMRGSIVDRNGALLAVSLTTYEIWANPKQVDEVAYAPLAKLLDMPLAEVRRRLTGDRSFVLLKRQVDPETAARIEKLDIDGVTQVADSKRFYPEGESAAHVVGFTNVEDHGQEGVELAANGRLSGTAGQRQVIRDRLGRIVSDTGPLVPAQHGATIELTIDRRIQQLAYAQLKSTIIANNAQAGSVVVLDAQNGEILALANYPTFDPNDRARLTGQQLRNRAVIDTFEPGSTIKPVVVALSIDTGKVRPQTIVDTSPGSYRIGPNVIHDTSNHGAITVAQALQMSSNIALAKLALNLPAETIWNKYQEYGIGRAPELTFPGVASGRLRPYKRWRPIEQATMAYGYGLSASLLQIAQVYTAYAGDGTIHPVSLLKANADPQSADTHRGHRVTTPATAAAIRSMLEMAVGQGGTGRAARVDGYRVGGKTGTARKQVGASYAKGKYRALFAGMAPMSHPRLIIAVMIDEPAARSYYGGTVAGPVFSSVMSGSLQLLGVPPDAPVVADKPATSAGGAKPPAKART
- a CDS encoding methyl-accepting chemotaxis protein, translated to MRSLSLNQKLTSMIVILWIGLLLIGATGAWQNRSSMIADRREQLGYLTAQAYSVSDHFYKLSQQNAMPEADAKRAALEAIAAMRYGKDGYLSINDSKPVVVMHPIKPELNGKDVSGFTDPGGKHLFVEIAKAGNAQGGLGFVDYMWPKPGADKPIDKTSAVRHFAPWDWYIVTGMYMDDLQAAMLANTARWLAMTVVLGVAATILMVLVLRSVRSSLGGALEAAVATAQRISQGDLTAHVDIRHGDRKSLLHALHTMQTALIDMVSRVRLGTENINVGASEIAAGNTDLSQRTEQQAAALVETASSMDEMTTNVKQNADSASQAAELADQAAQVATRGSAVVDDVVRTMDDITDASRKIGDIIGVIDGIAFQTNILALNAAVEAARAGEQGRGFAVVAGEVRTLAQRSATAAKEIKSLIETSNTTVEHGATLVTRAGTTMTEIVQSVRRVNEILEEISHASREQSAGIDQVNRAVGEMDQVTQQNAALVEQAAAAAHSLKDQADALRSAVAQFALPA
- a CDS encoding arabinose ABC transporter substrate-binding protein, which gives rise to MGLRWPQAALVCASLAAGLSAAAPARAQGTAPVKIGFVVKQPDDPWFQDEWRFAEQAAKDRHFTLVKIAAPSGEKVSTALDSLAAQKAQGVIICAPDVKLGPGIAAKAKRAGMKLMSVDDQLVDGRGAPLADVPHMGISAYRIGGQVGEAIAAEAKRRGWNPAEVGVLRLAYDQLPTARERTTGAVDALKAAGFPAANVVDAPEMTADTEGAFNAANIAFTKHRNFRHWVAFGSNDDTTVGAVRAGEGRGIGADDMIAVGINGSQVALNEFAKPKPTGFFGSILLNPRLHGYDTSVNMYDWITQNRTPPPLVLTSGTLITRANEKTARAQLGL
- a CDS encoding ThiF family adenylyltransferase, with amino-acid sequence MKLPPLVTTLAPLSGDELTRCSRHVLLPELGLTGQQRLKAARALVVGASGLGSPALLYLAAAGVGTLGVIDFDRVDVSNLQRRVIHRMSTVGMPKTASARNPIVALDPHVDVRLHDERLDNDNAIALFSQYDLIVDGTDNFATRYLVNDACVLAGKKPT